The segment CTGATGAGCTACGTACAACTGAGCGACAAGCAAACCCTGCGCGAACGTGCGCGCCAGCATGTGGAGAACGGTGCAGTCACCGAAACCTACTCCGCCGACCGCGATGTGGTGATTCGCCTGCTCAACGAAGCACTGGCAACGGAACTGGTTTGCTACCTGCGCTACAAGCGCCACTACTACATGGCGACCGGCCTCAAATCGAGCGCAGCCGCCGATGAATTCCTCGAGCATGCCAACGAGGAACAGGAACACGCCGACCGCCTTGCCGAACGGATCGTCCAGTTGGGCGGTGAACCGGACTTCAACCCGGACGGGCTGAGCGAGCGCGCACATGCGCAATATGCCGAGGGTAACGGCCTGCGCGACATGGTCTTCGAAAACCTCGTTGCCGAGCGCATTGCGATCGACAGCTATCGCGAGATCGTGCAGTACCTGGGCGACAAGGACCCGACCACACGGCGCATCTTCGAAGACATCCTCGCGCAGGAAGAAGAGCATGCCGACGACCTCGCGGGCCTGCTCGACGGCATGAACTGATCGCAGCCTCACGCTTCGCACGATGCGGAGCGTGACCCACCTCCGCTCGCCCTCCG is part of the Stutzerimonas balearica DSM 6083 genome and harbors:
- a CDS encoding ferritin-like domain-containing protein produces the protein MSYVQLSDKQTLRERARQHVENGAVTETYSADRDVVIRLLNEALATELVCYLRYKRHYYMATGLKSSAAADEFLEHANEEQEHADRLAERIVQLGGEPDFNPDGLSERAHAQYAEGNGLRDMVFENLVAERIAIDSYREIVQYLGDKDPTTRRIFEDILAQEEEHADDLAGLLDGMN